In Sesamum indicum cultivar Zhongzhi No. 13 linkage group LG8, S_indicum_v1.0, whole genome shotgun sequence, the sequence TGGTTTCTGCTTTTAGTCTTTAACAAATGACATTCctttaaactttaatttgtttCCATGTTATATGTGTGTGGTTAATAGCAATTATGCATTATGTAAAGGACAAGCATCTCGATTTCTTCTATTTGTCCTCTACATTGTAGAAGCTAATTGGTTTTTATCAAGAAgctatctttttcttttctccccCCTCTTTGCTTTAGTTTGGTGGTTGGAACTGTTGAAGGTTACATGGGGTTGCATTATCCTGGGATTGTTTGTTATACGTTTTAAACTAGTCGCTGGGATATCTAAACAACTGACCAGAAATGGCTGAAGGAACAATTTCTTGTAAAGCACGGTTGTGCTGATTGCTTATTGACTTGTGCTTATGCAAGAGTTGCTGATTCACAGCATGAATTCATTGAACATCCCCAAGTAGtttcttcttcaaaaattttctCCTCTAGTTTGATTGGACATATAGATTGATTCCCTGATATCCCAAACTCGGGCACAGCGGAATGGTATGCTAGTTGTTCCCTACTCGTGTGTCCATAACATGGCAGAGATATTTCATGGATTCTCTTACTATCAACTTATTCATAGCTCACTAGAGAATTTTTATTGCTTTACTTCTTATACTCTTATAAAGGCAATCAAGgatatatattaagttatGTGGTTGTAATACTGTCCTTCACTACAAATATGCAGAAATTGGAAGCTAAAGCCAAAATGGAAATGCTAATAATTGAGTTGCtggtttttcaattttcttaaatatcaTAAGAGTTTGATAATATTACCTCAGGGGAAtgaattttagttaatttgacattatgaataaatattgcaTGTGTATCTATTTTCAAGTTTTGGTGGACGCGTAATCCATTTGACGCTTTTCTGCAGACAGTCAGTGAAAGTGTATTTCAATTCAGCTATTCCTATACGTCCTTTAAAGTTGAGGTATGCAGATCTTTTTGGTGCTTCTTAGAGCAATATACCACTCTACGTTCTGTGCATTTAAGCTGCAAACTGTATTTcatccctttcttttttttttttaatatttttttacatgaGCTTTTCTCTATTAGTGAATGTCGCTATTAACATGTATAATATCCATGTCTGATTAGCAGTTCCACCTATACTTTACTAGGCTAGGTAACTGAGATGCTAGTGTTTATTGTCTTTGCTTATTTCTAAATACTGAATTTTGTCTGAGatcttaatttattcatccaaaagataagaaaacagaaaagaaatagaTTATACATTTCCATTTTCAGATTAACCGAAAGCTTCTACCATAATCAGTTTGTTGAGTGCTTGAAGTTGCTGCTGTTCTGTAAGTTTGACTTATGTTTTGACTGTGATACATGTTTAGGGCTAGTGGGGATTTAGGGTGCCAGGGTAGAATATGTGAAGGTAACATAAGCTATACCATTTTGATCTTGTTTGACTTTCTGAAGAGGACATCATAAAGTTTGTGAAGTAGAAGCTGGTTGATCAACCTTTTTAATAAAGAGTTACTTTCATAATGTCCATTGATGCTAGCCTGCTTCCATGTTTTGCACTCAGACTATTAGAATCCTTGGTCTTCTAAGTGTTATTAGTGTATTGttcttttcaatttatctAGTGGTATTGGTGGTTGTTACACCTGCTTAATATGCAAATTATCAAGCGCtccatttttagtttttctctTCCACTCATGGATTCCTGGTTGATCAGTTTAATATTGCTAGGGAAGGTGGTAAACTAAAATAATCAGGTGAGATGAGCACATAGGCATAAAATAAAGTGTTTGCCCTCTAAAATGTACTGGCTTTTAGTTGACAGAATATGCAGaaaatcttttgaaaattttgattgaaatcATACAACACTGTGCTGCAAGTTAAATTTCATTTCGGAACCACAAGAGACTGAAAAATTTGGGGATATTACTAAAAATGTAATACCATGAATATCTATATCCCAATTGTTAATAcagttttgtatatttttatagatatgTATTGAAATTATTACGTCAATTAAGAACATATGTTTATGCCTTCCAATCATTAAAAAGATTTCATATGATCCTATCtactaattgaaatattttccaaaagTAACCAACAAAAGAACCATACATAAATACGTTCTCCAATACTTTCTTCAAACCGAAAGGAACATACAGATAATCTAACATAGCCCCTATTTTCGTCTGTCAATCAccattgttttcctttttcttattGATTGCAAAAGAACAATAAATTCATCTTGTCGTGATTTACAGAATGCAATTAGTTCTTACTGCCTGGAGCTTTTGCTAACCATAGTTGGAAACCATTAAAATCAGTAAAGTTCCAAGAAGTTACTAATATCTTTGCTCTCTTGGGAAAAAGCTTGTCTTTTCCCTTGAAATGCTACCGAAAGTCACCAGCACCGGAAGATAATAGAATTGCTGATGCTGGAGATATTCTTTAACTGTTACGGATAGACAAACAAGCAAATGCCGAAGTCATTCCATGGTGTGAAAGGATTCTTAACTTGGTCCGTCGGGATAAAACTGACCACCTGCCGAAAGTTTTAGAAATCGGAAGATAATACAAATGTCTGATGCTGGAAATATTCTTCTACCGTTACCAATAGACAGACAAATAAGTTAGAGTCACTCCATGGTGTGCAAGGATTCTTAATTTGTTACATCaggataaaaaaaagtagcaCCTACCGAAAGTCACCAGAGTTATAGggtaaataaataagttgaagTAATAGCGTGTAAGGATTCTTAATTTGTTCTATTGAGATAGAAAAGCAACACCTTCAATTCTGTTTAAGCGGTTGATTTGTCATCTAGTCTGTGAGAAAGGTGAATACTGTGAGCATATTTTGCTTCCTGAAGACCTTTCTCATCCGCTACCAAGAAATTCTGAAATGTGACAAGCCCTTTACCAAATCCTATCCTTATGTAAGTGTCCAACTATAAAGTCAGTAGAGGGGAAGAACTATCAGTCCATTAAACTTCTTTCTGAAGTTTTTAGGCTTATATATTTGCTTGTATGCTCTTTCCTGCTTCAACAACCAATCTGCTTTGTACAACTTAGTCTCATTTCTGCTCCAAATCATTTTTGTCCAAATGGTTCCTGAAATTATCAttccaacaataaaaaatgcagCTGAGGCAGCAAGAACTCTTGGAGGGAACAATGATTGTAGCTGTGCTTATGTTACGTTCTTGGCTGGTGATGGCGACTACGTGAAAGGTGTGATTTGTTTGGCAAAAGGACTAAGGAAGGTGAAAGCTGCTTATCCGCTGGTGGTGGCAATTTTGCCTGACGTGCCAGAGGATCACCGCAACTTACTGCTAAACCAGGGGTGTCTCCTTCGTGAGATTGAGCCCGTTTGTCCTCCTGTTGGCAACACGGATAGCCAGTATATTAGGGCGTATTTCGCTCTCAATTACTGTAAGCTTCGCCTGTGGGAGGTGAGCCTTTTCACCAAGGCTCTTACTGCCTTTTATTTTGGTCAACTTTTCATATGTGCTGACCATAAAGTTCGGAACTTTATCAATGCATGATATAAGTTGAGAATATAATGTTTCTTAATGGAGTTGTTTCCTTTCTAGTTGTCATTTCAAGGATTCTATTGCGTGCCATCATGTGTTAGCTAATTCTTCACTTggtatttcaaatttaataactgCAGTTCGTGGAGTACAACAAGATGATTTACCTGGATGCGGACATCCAAGTGTTTGACAATATAGACCACCTCTTTGATTTGCCGAGTGGCTGCTTATATGCTGTGATGGACTGCTTGTGTGAGATGCAGGGCAAGCCTTGTGCAGACAAGGTCCAGTGGCCTGCAGAACTGGGCAATGAA encodes:
- the LOC105168976 gene encoding galactinol synthase 2-like: MVPEIIIPTIKNAAEAARTLGGNNDCSCAYVTFLAGDGDYVKGVICLAKGLRKVKAAYPLVVAILPDVPEDHRNLLLNQGCLLREIEPVCPPVGNTDSQYIRAYFALNYCKLRLWEFVEYNKMIYLDADIQVFDNIDHLFDLPSGCLYAVMDCLCEMQGKPCADKVQWPAELGNEPPFYFNGGMFVFEPDLDTYNNLLSTLEITPPTPFAEQDYLNFFFKNTSRPIPATYNLLVAMLWRHPECVELDKVKVVHYCVTGSKPWKYTDKEQYMDREDMKMLIKRWWEIYNDKTLDFITTNETIDQVSG